Part of the Marinobacter sp. MDS2 genome, CTTCGAATTGTACCTCCACAGTGAACTGGCTAAGTGGGCTTGGCAGTCCGTTGTCGGCAACGAGATACGAATCGTTACCGTCTTCATTGAGGCTGAGGCCGCTCTGCGAGGTCGATGTGGTTATCAGATCGGTCGGTGCGTCGTTGACGGGGGCAACGTTGACAGTGGCGACCGTAGTGCCCCCACCCAACCCCGCATCGCTGTTGGATGTAGAGGCCTGTATCGTAAAGGTTCCGCTGCCGTTAAAGTCGGCCGTCGGGGTAAATTTCAACCCGGCACTACCTTCGGCAACAGTAATGAAATCGCCGTTAATTATTTGAGTGACGCCGTCGTTTTTATATAGCGTTCCATCAGTGATGCCAGTGACTTTGTAATGAGTCACTTCGGAACCATCTGCAGGGTTTGGTGTAATCACCAGACCACTTGTCGATTGCGTGTCCTCAGTTGTGCTTGTATTGGTAACGGACGGAGTGTCGGCCATAGCGTTGACAACCACACTCGCGCTCGCCGTCGTTGAGGAGAATGGAGAGCTCCCTCCCCCCAGCTCCGTATACTCAACCTGAACATTGTCGATAGACAGATTGTTTATTCCGGCACCCGTCTCTCCACCACTTACATAAAAACGAACCAGCGTGTTTGACGAGAGATGAGAGCTGAGGTCAATCGTTTGGGTGCCAACACCTTGGTTTATAGTCGAGTTAAATGTTGCCACCGTGTCGTAGGTGGTACCGCCATCGCTCGAAACCTGAGCGAGAAGCGTGGCTGAACCGCCCAGCGCGTTATCGTAAGAAAACGAGAGAGTCGCGCCGGTCGCATTTTCCAGATTAACTTCACGGGAAAGACTATTCCCTGCGCTGGCGACCTGGAATTTCAATTCATTACCCGATACCCTGATACGGCCATCTGTGGGATCAGACCCAGCGCTGTTTGAATCGACTTCGGCCCAGTCAGTACTCCACGCGTTCGTACCATCATTGTTGCTATACGAGACACTGCTGAATTCGTCCAGTGTAAACCTGGTACCTTCATCGATCGCCATAGAGCTGCCATTAGCACCGCTTGTCTGATCCCAGGCACGGAAGGTAATGCCGTTCGTGACAGTACCGTTCCAGTCTGCATCGGGCACGAATCGCACGAGCGTGTTCACATCGCCAGCCAGCAAGCGCGCAGCCGCGGTACTTGGCGAACCAAACGCCGTCCAAATGCCACCGCCGTTGGTGGTGAACTCCCAAGTACCGTTGGTGTTATCGACTCCGACCACAGCAATACCGCCACTCGATCCACTATCGGCATCGGACACCTGCCCAGCGATCAGGCCCGAGACAAGGGTGCCTGAATTGTTAACGTCGTCTTCGTTAATTGAATTAAGGTCATTAGCACCGCTGAGTACCGGGGCATTGTTTCCGTTAGCGATCACAACATTCGCTGCAAACTCCGAGGTATCCCCATACGCAAGCTGGTCATCACTGCCCACTTGGCCGGCGTCGTCAACCTTGGTGGCGGTAGCAGTGACGTAATCACCCTCGTTCAATGTAATACCGGTCAGTATTACGTCATTAAAAGAGCCATCGCCGGTACCGTTGGTGGTTACAGTCGTGCTTCCCAGGAAGAAGCGACCTTCGCCATTGGTTGCGTCCTGAGTGCCTGCCGTGTTGCCGAAAAACTCAATACGGTATGAAGTGGTTGCCCCATTGGTGTCGAGAGTGCCGCTCAGGGTCAGGTTCGAGCCAGTAAGAAGGGCCGTGGTGATTGCAGGGTAGTTTTGAAGATTATTTGCACCGGTATCGCCGTCGTTAGCGTCGTTGCTGGTAACGCCAGTGGTCCCCAGGTCGATTCCCATGTCGCTGTTGGAATGAATCTGGTTGCCGAGCACCGTATTACCACTGCCGTTTACAATGTTGACACCATCGAGCGCATTAAACGCAATCAAGTTACCTGCGCCGGTTTCCGTGCCGCCGATCAGGTTGCCAGTCGCATTACCCTGAATCTCGATGCCGTCATCAGAACGATTACCGCGATCGAGAGTACCGGTGATATCGGTACCAATATAGTTTCCTTGCACCGTATTGTTATTGGAATTTATTTCAATTCCTTCGAAATTATTAGAAATGACATTGCGGGCTGAGGCGGTAGTGCCACCAATGGTTGTATTGTCCGCGCCAGACAGTACTGCTATCCCAACATCTGTATTTCCCGACCCCGTCGAACCATCAGGGTCCAGTCCGATAATGTTGCCCTGAATAATCGTCCCTGTTGCACCGGAGCCGGTGATATTGATGCCTTCGTTATTGTTGTTAGTAATCACATTACCTTCGTTTGCGCCAGTGCCACCAATAACAGTGTTGGCGCCTTGTACATTGATACCACTGTTACTATTACCAACTCCGACTGCTGTTCCGGCTCCTGCTGTGCCGATCCAGTTTCCCGAAAGAGTAATGCCATCAGCACCCGAATCAATCTGAACACCATTCCCCGAAAAGTTGGTAATCATTAATCCGCGTAAAATACTGTGGTCTGAGGTGGCCGAAAATTTGAGGCCGTCCACAGTGCCTGTGGCAGAAATCCCATCGATCCGGATCACCGGATTGCCGGAAAAATCTGGCTCGGAGGTGCCGTCAAGGATCAACGTATCAGTAATTGTCGGCAACGCACTGCCGAGCGTGATGGTGTGCGCACCATCGACCAGAGGATCAGTGATATTGAACCGAATGGTATCTGCGATAGCGCCATTGGGTGTGGCGTTCGCAGCTTCAATGGCCTCACGCAGTGATATCTTGCCATCGGCACCTTTATTCAGGTGTAACGCTTCAATGGATGAGGTATCACCATCGGCTTCATCGCTGGTGGTATCAACCGTCAGAGGAACAGATTTTATCGACAATGCAAAAGCAGTCCAATTATCGGCCCCTGCCCAACTCCAGGCCATATCCACAGAAGGCGCTCCCGCCTTAGTGCTGCCGCCGGCATTGATTTCGTACCCGTAAGCATCCCAATTGTTCTCTTGCCCTGCGCCGGCTCCGGCAATCAGGTTATAGTCGGTCGGGTCATCCACTGACACCCCACCGTAGACAAGTTCGCCAGCGGCGGAAGCAACCGTTATTGCGGCCGTACCGGAAATGCCCGAATTGAACTGACGTGCAGTGATAGGGTTCGCCTGATCGACGCCGGTAAAGGTGGTGACACCAACTGCTGCACCGTCTGAGTTGCCGCTAAACGTTACGTCAACATTATTGGTCCCAACATCCGGCGCAACCAGCGTCCAGATTTCGATACGGCTGTCACCGTTTTTCTCGGCGCCGACAAACGTAGCACTTTGACTGCCGTAGGTAATAGAATCTACTGAATCCGTGGCGAGCCTGTGGTTCAACGTAACGACGATTGTCATCAGCCGATCGGAACCGGAGGTGGTGTGCGATACGAGAATGTTCCCACCGGTGCTTACACCAGTAGAGGTCACATCAACGGCCGCGGCCAGCGTATGATCCCAAGAATCTAGTGTTGCATCGCTGAAGAGAGCGCCGGTTTCAATCAGACCGGTTTTATATTCCAATTCCCAATCACCACCCATATCCCAATTGCCCGTCAGGTCATCCGATGCCGCAATGTCGGCGGCCGTTAAGGTGGCGATTTTATCGATCAGGGCCTGGCCATCGGTTGACGCTGCCAGCTCACAGCCATAGAACAAAATATCGGCGTCGGCATTCAGGTGTTCACCCCAGGATTGCAGCTGGGCTTGGTAGGTAACTAGGTTCTGGTTATTGAGCTGGGTATTACCAAGATCAACCACGCCATCCTCGCCATGCGAGATCAGGTGAATGGCATCAATTCCATGGTAGTCTGGCAAGGCTGCTGTGATCTGCTCAATGCCATCACTGTTATTGTCGAGCAGGATCACTTCAAAACAACGGCTGTTGTCGCTGTTGGATAACAGGTCATCAACAAGTTGCTGGTAATCCGGGGTATCGGTATCGACAAATACCAGTTCAAGACGGGGCGAGGCTTCTTCCAGAGGCGAGGTTACATCACCCTCTGAGGACAACGGTTCTGCAAGCGCGGCATCGGTTTGTTCTTTGTACAGCTGAGCGGTCTGTTTTTCCAGAACGGCGGCGGTGTCATCCAGCAGAGAGGCCAGAGGATCGTCTGCAGCGGGGTTATCAACCGCTCCGCCAAACATATCTGCGGAGAACATCATCCGGGGCTCTAGAGCTTCGATGACTGGCGCCGTACGTTTTTTGTCTTTCCTGTTCATCACGCGCCTAACTCCATTTCAGATATCGCTTCGTCAGAGTTTCCCTAACGCCGAGCCAATTCAGGGTAACAAGCCATTGGCTTTAAGGTGGGCGCCGTAGATAGGGTGGCGGCGATTTGTTCGATCTGGTCGGGGCTATCAAGCTCACTCGTTAAGGCGACATCCAGCCAGTATTGTTCTATGTCTTTTCTATGAGGCAGAATCTCAGTAACAAACCCTTTTTGGGCAAGCGATTCCTGGCGTTTGTTTGCAAAATAAGGCTTTCGAAAATAACCTAAAGCTATGCGGCCCTTACTTTCGCCCTGGGCCAAAACGAAGCGATCCGTAATACCTGCTTCATCAAGGCGAGCGAGTAGCTGCTTCTTTTCTACAGAGTTAAAGGGCTCTGCGGCCAACACGCGGTAGCCCACTTCTACACTTTCACTAACAGCACGCAGCAGCAGACTTTCACTTTGTTGCTGAAGCTTATCAGCCAGTTGCTCGGCCGTGCTTTTGTCTTCAACAGGGCCAACGCTATAACAGCGCCCCAGTGGTGCTTCGTCGGCTGTTTCCATGGCAGTTGCAGCATCCGACTGCACCGCAACTGTTTGGGGTTTCTGCTGCGTCTGCGGCAAGAAAGTTAACTGACACCGCAGACCTGCAGGAATCGTGTAATCAGGGTTTGGAAGGCTTAAACGAACGCCGTATGTTCCGCTGGCTGCATCGGCAACACGGTCCACACGCTCAACGGTAGCCCGGTACTCGCCCGAATTTGCTAACCCCGTGCGCACATCCGCCTGCATACCCGGAACGATGCTCCCCAAGTAGTCCACCGGCACAATCACTTCCACATGAAGAGGGTTGAGCTGAGCAACGCGTGCCACGGGTTCGTCTTCAACAAACTCCCCCACCGATTTGAAGCGTTCCATGACCACACCATCGACAGGGCTGCGGATGCGGCGCTGTTCTAGAACCAGCTGCGCCCGGCGATATTCAAGCTCGTAAATCGCTTTATTATCCTGTTCTTGTTTCACCTGTAATTCGGCAATGCGGGCTTCAGTTTTCGTTTTGTCCCAGTCATGCTGAGATATCGCAGATTTGCGTAGAAGTGCCTGCTCTCGATTTTGAGTAAGCGTGCCGAAGCGAGCGCTCTCCTCTCGTAGTTCTATCGCTGTATTTTGATTTGCCCGGGCTCTGGCCAATTCCAGGGACGCTTGCTCAACACTTGATTCAAGCTCGACGATAACCGCGCCTTTCTTTATCAGGTCGCTCCGATACACGTGAATAGCGTCAACCACCCCGGGGACAACACTGCCAACATCAACGATTTCGCTAGGCTCCATGACACAATCCTGCACGGGGATTTTGACATCCATTTCTCCCATCAAGTGCTCTTCTGATTGGGCATGACCAACAAACAAAACCATGAGTATCAGCGTCAATGACGTCCGTGTTTTCATTCTCATAGATATACTCTTAAGCAACATGTTGATGGGAGATACTTCCCATACTCACTCCAAGCCGACACTCTATATATGCAGGTATGTACTTGAATATGGCACATAATCAAGTATCCACAACATCAAAATGAAAGACGACTTAAAAAAAGCTGCCGACCACTTCGCAGCCATTGGCTCGCTAACGGCTCAGCGCCATGGTCGAAGCGCACATAAGCACGCTCGCCTACGCCCGCCAAATCCAAACTCACTGGCAATGACAAATCCACATGAAAGACTTCTTCAACCGCCGTGGTTCCACCGGTATCGCTCATTTTCACTGCGATACTTCCACCGCCGGCCGTTCCCAACGCTCGGCTGGGCAAAACGGAATTGCCCGCCGGTGTCTGACGGCTAATCTGTGCGGGAACTGTTTCACCCAGCCGTTCAGCCAAACGAACTTCAACCTTTGCCACTTGTTGGCGAACCAAACCTATTTTCGATTGCGGTACTACTGCCCTCACAATCAGACTTTCCGGGCTAATCACGTACCCGATCAATTCACCTTTGCCCCGGTAGCGCCCCACGAAGCGGCTTACATCGGGCAACACAAATACACCTGGCACTTTGCTGCGAACAACCAGCGAGGCTTTCTGTGCTTTTAACAAAGCCAACTCAGCCTCAACCGATTGCAGCTCGGCATTGGCCATTTCAGATTGCACTCGTCGTTTCATACGTTCGGCGGCGCTGCGAATTTCCAATTCTCTGCGGCGCGCTTCAAGCTTAGAAATTTGTGCATCCAACGTCACGGCACGCATTCGTATAAGGGGCGTTTCAGCTTCCACCAAAGTACCGGGCTTCACCAGCACCTCTTCCACAAACCCTTCGGCACCGCTGTACAGCACTGCCTGTTCCTTCACCCAGACCACGCCCTCGGTATGGCTGGTTAGAGAAACGGGCACCCACAATAAACCGGAGCTTACCGCACCAATCGTCAAGACGATCACTGTCACCGCCCGAGCGCGCCGGCCAGCCAGTTTTTGCCCTTCGAGTAAAAATCGAATGCCTCGATAAAGAGGCAACAAAAGCTGCATTCCGACAGCCCACACCCCCAGCGCCACTCCAATAAAGAGATATTCTTCCGCCAGAAACAGTACGATCACGAACAAAATGAACAGTCGGTACAGAAGTGCGGCCAAACCATAAACAGCGAACCATATCGTTTCACCCTCAGCCGTCGCCGGTGACCGTGCGGAGTGAATCCCAAACAAATAACGCTGTATCAGATAGAGGTAATAACGACTGGCACGGGTGTACAGATTGGGGATCTCGGCCAGATCCTGCAGGACGTAGTAGCCATCGAAACGCAGCAGCGGATTGGCGTTAAACAGGAAGGTCGATACCGTACCGATCAACAGAGCATTGAACGCCAGATCACGCACCAGGCCCGGCTCGACCGCCAGCCAGACAAACAACGCCATGGCAGCGATGAACAGCTCCACCAGAACCCCCACTGCTCCGACTAACGCCCGCTTATACTTATCGGGCATCTCCCAGGCTGCGGAGGCATCCACATAGGGCACGGGGGCAAGCACCAGGAGTGTAACTCCCATTTCATGGACTTCCCCACCCCACATCTTGACTGTGAAGGCGTGCGCGAACTCGTGAACAACCTTGATGACAACAAACGTCATCAGCATCAGAACAAGGTTCGTGGGCAAGAGGACATCCGCGTTAACAGAAGCGCTGATTTCCGGAATGTTCACCAACCCCAGCAGGCCGGCCAATCCCACCACCAGTAGCCAAACGGCCGCCCCCATGGGAGAAAATGCGGGGCGCACCCAAGGCAAGAAGCGATTGAGTATGGCGTCTGGGTCCAGCAACGGGATCCGTATTGCCAATGGGTTCATGACCGCGCGCTGCTTGCGGATACGGCGCTCATTCTGAAAACGGCTAAAAAACTCTTTCGCGTCGCTGGGCAACTCACTTCGCAGCAGATCCATTGCGAATAGCTGAGTCAGAATCAGCACGATATCGTCTTGGCTTGGCGCATCCTCGCCGAGAGTTGCGTGCGTTTTGCTGAAGATTTCTTCAACACTGTGTTCGCCATCGAGGCGGCCAATAAATTCGTAGGCTGAGGCATTGAACCGGAGGTGGCGTCCACTGACCTGATCTCGAAGGAGATACCAACGTTCGCCGCGGTACTGTCGAGGATAGGTTCGCACGTGCTTACGCAGCCTGGGGCAAAGCGAGGCAAGCAAAGGCCAATTGGGGTTTTGAGATGCAGCGGTCATATTTTCTGCTACCATCCCGCGGCCCAGGCCCACAGGCGAATACGATCAACAATGGAATGAGTCCAAATCCAGAGCAAACTTTGTTGCCCCATATCGACCTTGGCCACCCCTCTCATGCCAGGGCGCAGTGATGACGCGGGCTCATCCAGCGAAGCTTCAACCCGGAAATAGTTTCGGGTGTCTTTGGAAACCGCCACGGGAACCACTTGGTCAATTACAAAATCGAAGGTCGTCCTTGGAAATGCAGCTATGAGCAGATGACCCGCCTTACCTTTTTCCAGACCCGCCGCGTCTTTTTCATCCACCTCCAAGACCACTCGATAGCTTTCCAGTGGCGCAATTTCGTACAGCACCTGACCGGTCTCTACCGGAGCCCCCAAAGACTGGCTGAGATCACCACTTACCACCACGCCATCAAAGGGCGCATACAGCTCAGTGCGTTTTAGCTGTTCTTCAACCAGCCTGATTTCGGCACTGACCTGATCCAGCTGTGCTCGCAGCACACTGAGCTCAACTCTTTCACGCTTCGCCAGTGCATCCTGATACTCGGCTT contains:
- a CDS encoding efflux RND transporter periplasmic adaptor subunit translates to MRMKTRTSLTLILMVLFVGHAQSEEHLMGEMDVKIPVQDCVMEPSEIVDVGSVVPGVVDAIHVYRSDLIKKGAVIVELESSVEQASLELARARANQNTAIELREESARFGTLTQNREQALLRKSAISQHDWDKTKTEARIAELQVKQEQDNKAIYELEYRRAQLVLEQRRIRSPVDGVVMERFKSVGEFVEDEPVARVAQLNPLHVEVIVPVDYLGSIVPGMQADVRTGLANSGEYRATVERVDRVADAASGTYGVRLSLPNPDYTIPAGLRCQLTFLPQTQQKPQTVAVQSDAATAMETADEAPLGRCYSVGPVEDKSTAEQLADKLQQQSESLLLRAVSESVEVGYRVLAAEPFNSVEKKQLLARLDEAGITDRFVLAQGESKGRIALGYFRKPYFANKRQESLAQKGFVTEILPHRKDIEQYWLDVALTSELDSPDQIEQIAATLSTAPTLKPMACYPELARR